One region of Chlorobiota bacterium genomic DNA includes:
- the queA gene encoding tRNA preQ1(34) S-adenosylmethionine ribosyltransferase-isomerase QueA produces MKLSDFRFTAPKSATAKYPADPRDTSKLLALDRKTGEMSDHSFADIVSFFKKGDCLVVNESRVFPARLIGKKEKTNAQIEVMLLRELSQKDALWDVVVDPARKVRIGNKIYFDDNKLYCEVIDNTTSRGRTVRFNHTGDLFKTIERIGLMPLPPYIGRETVEDDREYYQTIFAKTNGSVAAPTAGLHFTKKLIARLERKGVRVAKITLHINRSTFDPVEVEDLTKHKMHSEFYEITPTAAETINKTIKAKGKVFAVGASVVRALESSVLTSGTVKPNRSWTDKFIYPPYDFKVVNRLITNFHQPESTVLMMVCAFGGREKVLKAYKYAVKGGYRFYSYGDAMLIL; encoded by the coding sequence ATGAAATTATCCGACTTCCGTTTCACTGCCCCAAAGTCTGCAACCGCAAAGTACCCCGCCGACCCCCGCGACACCTCCAAACTGCTTGCTCTGGACCGAAAGACCGGTGAGATGAGCGACCACAGCTTTGCCGACATCGTGAGTTTTTTCAAGAAAGGTGATTGCCTGGTGGTGAACGAATCGCGGGTGTTCCCGGCACGGCTGATTGGAAAGAAGGAGAAGACGAACGCGCAGATTGAGGTGATGCTGCTGCGGGAGCTTTCGCAGAAAGATGCCCTGTGGGATGTGGTGGTTGACCCGGCGCGGAAGGTCCGCATCGGCAACAAAATCTACTTCGACGACAACAAGCTCTACTGCGAAGTGATTGACAACACCACCTCGCGCGGGCGCACCGTTCGGTTCAACCACACGGGCGATCTGTTCAAAACGATTGAGCGGATTGGGCTGATGCCGCTTCCCCCGTACATCGGGCGGGAAACCGTGGAGGACGACCGCGAATACTACCAGACGATCTTCGCCAAAACAAACGGGTCGGTTGCCGCCCCAACCGCTGGGCTTCACTTCACCAAAAAATTGATTGCCCGATTGGAACGCAAAGGGGTTCGCGTTGCCAAGATCACGCTGCACATTAACCGCTCAACGTTCGATCCGGTGGAGGTGGAGGATTTGACCAAACACAAGATGCACTCGGAGTTCTATGAGATTACCCCAACCGCTGCCGAGACGATCAACAAAACCATTAAGGCCAAGGGGAAGGTGTTCGCCGTGGGGGCTTCGGTGGTGCGGGCGTTGGAAAGCTCGGTGCTGACATCGGGGACCGTGAAGCCGAACCGTTCCTGGACCGATAAGTTCATCTATCCCCCATACGACTTCAAGGTTGTCAACCGCCTTATCACCAATTTCCACCAGCCGGAAAGCACCGTGCTGATGATGGTCTGCGCCTTTGGCGGGCGGGAGAAAGTGCTGAAAGCCTACAAGTACGCTGTCAAAGGGGGATACCGTTTTTACAGCTATGGCGATGCCATGCTGATCTTGTAA
- a CDS encoding SBBP repeat-containing protein — protein sequence MNSRRLSLLGLLLAVMVSASATAQQGGATAHTPQLIAQSARLSYIENRGQWPAEARYLMQTPGLNYWIHNDGITYDAYRVNPAAQTEVEGEVVKMKFVGAGNRAQAVGMGPLPGTFNYLLGNDPAAWATNVRRFSAMAIGRLYEKVQAIFYLDEGKPRYDLIVGAGGDPSVVKIAYEGSGNVTVNRAGEAVYQTSVGINIHQGGLFAYQMVGDVKQPVACSFRQNDDGTLGFQLGSYDRTKPLVIDPLLYSTYIATSEMETPWDIKTDAAGNAYITGMTQSTTYPTSVGAYSAVYGGGSRDAFVTKISAAGDTLLYSTFIGASGQDIAYGIEVDGGGNAYITGTTSSTNFPTTGGAYQTTPPTSGTHGFVLKLNANGTAPAYSTYLLSATPSDIALDQFGNAYITGSCTAGFANTTGFWKPTYGGGATDAFALKLETAGGTRAYATFIGGTGSDRGVAIALDASNNAYITGTTDSSSFPSAAGAYRNTVSGARDVFVTKLNGAGTGMEFSTLIGGTANDMVEDIAVDINGSAYITGSTVSLNYPTSQKAFQDNQAGNDPNNTYGDAFVTKFNPTGTAIAYSTYLGGVTGDGGTGIYVDRRGYAYITGFTGSVNFPVRIGDYDSEFETTGEDPLNYQGDAFYTKLTQDGSGLLYSTFLGGEEADTATAIIVSKMGDIYVTGHTRSTAYPTTEGAYQTTFGDKKDVFITKLPGVLVTSPNGLEQWCAGTTQQITWESSGIPAFDVYISSDSGQTYNLLASQVRDHFYEWPIPKTQKAGIAYRVRVEESGDPVLGSYSDLGDMTFTISSLPQITLQPGNTVQPAGGTATFLAGSASIPAPTALWQVSGDGGQTWTDVPNGTGPTLTLHNLQVSQNGTIYRAVFSNLCGSDTTTSASLTVVGLTLLEPNGGEKFCTGSTMNIRWGLANYTGSPVYNLAASSDGGKTWATIVNGILANDYKWTLPRALAPSTEYRIRVTLTSGAVIDISDSNFTVNGQAVVTRNPSNTSVELFEKASFIAEAGGLPEPQVQWQISTNKGQTWTNVNGGARTITDLGRVRSQFDLARANSADSGTMYRAIFINECGSDTTAPATLIVYSFNPSGVDDMDAGTSGLTISASPNPAAGDLVVAMNLPRSGKVRVLLNDVNGRLVRRIAEGELNAGAHQFTVDGAGLPNGTYTCTLLFGNQRRTVKVQIVK from the coding sequence ATGAACTCACGGAGACTTTCTCTTCTTGGATTGCTTCTTGCCGTCATGGTGTCGGCATCGGCAACCGCACAGCAGGGCGGGGCAACCGCCCACACGCCGCAACTGATTGCCCAATCGGCACGGCTTTCTTACATCGAGAACCGGGGTCAATGGCCCGCCGAAGCACGCTATCTGATGCAAACCCCGGGGCTGAACTATTGGATCCACAACGACGGCATCACCTACGATGCCTATCGCGTCAACCCAGCAGCCCAAACAGAGGTGGAGGGGGAAGTGGTGAAGATGAAGTTTGTGGGGGCGGGCAACCGTGCGCAAGCCGTTGGCATGGGGCCGCTTCCGGGAACGTTCAACTACCTTTTGGGGAATGACCCTGCGGCATGGGCAACCAACGTCCGCCGCTTCAGCGCAATGGCCATTGGCCGCCTGTATGAGAAGGTTCAAGCCATTTTCTACTTGGACGAAGGGAAGCCCCGCTACGACCTGATTGTTGGCGCGGGTGGCGACCCATCGGTTGTGAAAATCGCCTACGAAGGAAGCGGAAATGTCACGGTAAATCGCGCTGGCGAAGCGGTCTATCAGACCTCGGTTGGAATCAATATCCACCAGGGTGGGCTGTTCGCTTACCAGATGGTGGGCGACGTGAAGCAGCCAGTTGCTTGCTCCTTCCGCCAGAACGACGACGGCACGCTCGGCTTCCAGCTTGGCAGCTACGACCGCACCAAACCACTGGTGATTGACCCGTTGCTGTACAGCACCTACATCGCCACCAGCGAGATGGAAACGCCGTGGGACATCAAGACCGACGCGGCGGGGAATGCCTACATCACCGGCATGACCCAATCCACCACCTATCCCACATCGGTTGGGGCTTATTCGGCGGTGTATGGTGGCGGCTCGCGCGATGCGTTCGTCACAAAAATCAGTGCCGCGGGGGACACGCTCCTCTACTCCACTTTTATCGGTGCTTCCGGCCAGGATATCGCCTACGGAATTGAAGTTGATGGCGGCGGCAATGCGTACATCACCGGAACCACAAGCTCAACGAACTTCCCAACAACCGGCGGTGCGTACCAGACCACACCGCCAACGTCGGGAACACACGGCTTTGTGCTGAAACTGAACGCAAACGGAACTGCCCCGGCCTACAGCACCTACCTTCTGAGCGCCACGCCAAGCGACATCGCTCTTGACCAATTTGGCAACGCCTACATCACCGGAAGCTGCACCGCAGGGTTTGCAAACACCACGGGATTCTGGAAACCAACGTATGGCGGCGGCGCAACCGATGCCTTTGCCTTGAAGTTGGAGACCGCTGGCGGAACCCGCGCGTATGCCACGTTCATCGGGGGAACCGGAAGCGACCGCGGTGTGGCAATCGCGCTGGATGCCAGCAACAACGCCTACATCACCGGAACCACCGACAGCAGCAGCTTCCCTTCGGCTGCGGGAGCCTACCGCAACACCGTGAGCGGCGCGCGCGACGTGTTCGTCACGAAGCTGAACGGAGCCGGCACCGGCATGGAGTTCTCCACGTTAATCGGCGGCACGGCCAACGATATGGTGGAAGACATCGCGGTTGACATCAACGGCAGCGCGTACATCACCGGCTCGACGGTTTCGCTGAACTATCCAACCTCCCAGAAAGCGTTCCAGGATAACCAAGCTGGCAACGATCCGAACAACACCTACGGCGATGCCTTCGTGACCAAGTTCAATCCCACCGGAACGGCCATTGCCTACAGCACCTACTTGGGCGGCGTTACCGGCGACGGCGGAACCGGAATCTACGTGGACCGCCGTGGATATGCCTACATCACCGGATTCACCGGATCGGTGAACTTCCCGGTGCGCATCGGCGATTACGATAGCGAGTTTGAAACCACCGGCGAGGACCCGCTCAACTATCAAGGCGATGCCTTCTACACGAAGCTGACCCAGGATGGAAGTGGGCTTCTGTACAGCACGTTCTTGGGGGGCGAGGAAGCGGACACCGCAACCGCAATCATCGTCAGCAAAATGGGGGACATTTACGTGACGGGCCACACCCGCTCGACGGCATATCCCACCACCGAAGGAGCCTACCAAACCACCTTCGGCGACAAGAAAGATGTGTTCATCACAAAGCTCCCGGGCGTGCTGGTGACTTCGCCGAACGGGCTTGAGCAATGGTGCGCCGGAACCACCCAGCAGATCACATGGGAAAGCTCCGGCATCCCAGCATTCGACGTGTATATCTCCAGCGACAGCGGGCAGACGTACAACTTGCTGGCCTCGCAAGTGCGTGACCATTTCTACGAATGGCCGATTCCCAAAACCCAAAAGGCGGGCATTGCATACCGCGTGCGGGTGGAAGAAAGTGGCGACCCAGTGCTGGGTTCCTACAGCGACTTGGGGGATATGACGTTCACGATCAGCTCCCTTCCACAAATCACGTTGCAGCCCGGGAACACCGTGCAACCCGCTGGCGGAACGGCAACCTTCCTTGCTGGCTCGGCAAGCATTCCTGCGCCAACGGCCCTGTGGCAAGTAAGCGGCGACGGCGGCCAAACCTGGACCGATGTCCCGAACGGAACCGGCCCAACGCTGACGCTGCACAACCTGCAAGTGAGCCAGAACGGAACGATCTACCGTGCGGTCTTCAGCAACCTTTGCGGATCGGACACCACGACAAGCGCATCGCTGACGGTGGTTGGCTTGACGCTGTTGGAACCAAATGGTGGGGAGAAATTCTGCACCGGAAGCACGATGAATATCCGTTGGGGGCTTGCCAACTACACCGGCTCGCCGGTCTATAACCTTGCGGCATCCAGCGATGGCGGCAAGACGTGGGCAACCATCGTCAACGGCATCCTTGCCAACGACTACAAGTGGACGCTGCCGCGTGCCCTTGCACCAAGCACCGAATACCGCATTCGCGTCACGCTGACCAGCGGCGCGGTGATTGACATCAGCGACTCCAACTTCACCGTTAACGGTCAAGCAGTGGTGACGCGCAACCCAAGCAACACATCGGTTGAGCTTTTTGAGAAAGCCTCCTTCATTGCCGAAGCCGGTGGATTGCCGGAACCGCAAGTGCAGTGGCAGATCAGCACCAACAAGGGGCAGACGTGGACGAACGTTAATGGCGGCGCACGCACAATCACCGACTTGGGTCGCGTCCGTTCGCAATTCGATTTGGCACGCGCAAACTCTGCCGACAGCGGAACCATGTATCGGGCAATCTTTATCAACGAGTGCGGAAGCGACACCACCGCCCCGGCAACGCTGATTGTCTATTCGTTCAATCCATCGGGGGTTGATGATATGGATGCTGGCACAAGCGGCCTTACCATCTCCGCCTCGCCAAACCCAGCGGCGGGCGATCTGGTGGTGGCGATGAACCTTCCACGCAGCGGAAAAGTCCGCGTGCTGCTGAACGACGTGAACGGCCGCCTTGTCCGCCGCATTGCCGAAGGGGAGCTGAATGCCGGCGCGCATCAGTTCACGGTTGATGGAGCCGGGCTGCCAAACGGAACCTACACCTGCACCCTGCTGTTCGGCAACCAACGCCGCACGGTGAAGGTGCAGATCGTGAAGTAG